One stretch of bacterium DNA includes these proteins:
- a CDS encoding TlpA family protein disulfide reductase encodes MPRWKRSGPPALLVLTTLLLAGSVRAANADYAKAAADARQKMEALQSYDLSGMLSLANKAKGGPDGPTATARIATAARWPDRLLSIQEGDMMNVNLGTGAASSWFFLSQMNAVYVGEPLQLARNLEGAGERGLSQEMIFNFYAGLGPFLLGDDLDVTDETGHEDVKVGDRTVPCLVFATTGADGVAEDNQPVEGPRRLWYDPESGLVVRTEVVMHYRRSGTDLEQHVVFALDGLAVNGPVDEARFAYDPPAGLRSVDNLDRLANPDAMTGQDAPDITFTPLKGDPFNLASLRGQPVFIDFWATWCPPCRQEMPHIETLWHEFGATGRMHFVAASSEDRDTITKFLGKNPYSFPVVQVNGEESLRLFKTRSIPAGFVIDAEGVIKAHFVGAQSEQQLRAAFARAGVE; translated from the coding sequence ATGCCTCGCTGGAAGCGCTCCGGGCCCCCGGCCCTGCTCGTCCTGACCACCCTCCTGCTGGCGGGCTCCGTCCGGGCCGCCAATGCCGACTACGCGAAGGCGGCGGCCGACGCCCGGCAGAAGATGGAGGCCCTGCAGAGCTACGACCTGAGCGGCATGCTCTCCCTGGCCAACAAGGCCAAGGGCGGGCCGGACGGGCCCACCGCGACGGCGCGCATCGCGACGGCCGCCCGCTGGCCCGACCGGCTGCTCAGCATCCAGGAGGGCGACATGATGAACGTCAACCTGGGCACCGGCGCCGCATCGAGCTGGTTCTTCCTGAGCCAGATGAATGCCGTCTACGTGGGCGAACCGCTGCAGCTGGCGCGGAACCTGGAGGGCGCCGGCGAGCGCGGCCTCAGCCAGGAGATGATCTTCAACTTCTACGCCGGACTCGGCCCGTTCCTGCTCGGCGACGACCTCGACGTCACGGACGAGACCGGCCACGAGGACGTCAAGGTGGGCGACCGCACCGTGCCCTGCCTGGTTTTCGCCACCACGGGCGCCGACGGCGTCGCCGAGGACAACCAGCCCGTCGAGGGGCCGCGCCGCCTGTGGTACGACCCGGAGTCGGGCCTCGTGGTCCGCACCGAGGTCGTCATGCACTACCGCCGCAGCGGCACCGATCTCGAGCAGCACGTCGTCTTCGCCCTGGACGGCCTTGCCGTCAACGGCCCGGTCGACGAGGCGCGTTTCGCCTACGATCCGCCGGCCGGCCTGCGCAGCGTCGACAACCTCGACCGCCTGGCCAATCCCGACGCCATGACCGGCCAGGACGCTCCCGACATCACCTTCACGCCGCTCAAGGGCGATCCGTTCAACCTGGCGTCGCTCCGCGGCCAGCCGGTGTTCATCGACTTCTGGGCGACCTGGTGCCCGCCGTGCCGCCAGGAGATGCCCCACATCGAGACCCTGTGGCACGAGTTCGGCGCCACGGGGCGCATGCACTTCGTGGCCGCCAGCAGCGAGGACCGCGACACCATCACCAAGTTCCTCGGCAAGAATCCCTACAGCTTCCCGGTGGTGCAGGTGAACGGCGAGGAATCGCTGCGGCTGTTCAAGACCCGCTCCATCCCCGCCGGCTTCGTCATCGACGCCGAGGGGGTCATCAAGGCCCACTTCGTGGGGGCCCAGTCCGAGCAGCAGCTGCGGGCGGCGTTCGCCCGGGCGGGCGTCGAGTAG
- a CDS encoding OmpA family protein codes for MPRATSTFPTLRTTALLLAAFLATSFATAGSARANDRDRDGAWAFGVAGGVHKLVEGEWDYSTVEQFGGIELSRGLSSEWTLALALRAGHVRPGADEPGQEVGWSGTSSAPLYTSLTQPSLTVRHLFAPRSRFCPVAGVGLGLTSWKVTDHTGEDPGWLPGGDPITGWDTDGQSAELKGTDLTLLFELGLDVALTDALVLNLGGRYEILNGNGIDNIGLSAYWGAEDVDANTARADLYVGLTWWFGAGDSDGDGIPNDRDACPDEPEDMDGYNDLDGCPDPDNDGDGIPDADDACPTRAEDFDGFRDEDGCPDPDNDGDGIVDGRDQCPDEPEDIDGWDDRDGCPDPDNDQDGVPDERDRCPNTPPDSKVDADGCVVEVPLVEGAAALVPAATRGQVLEGVNFVSGSAELTPASIAVLAELAATLRADPGLKLEIAGHTDATGNAEANRALSSRRAESVRRSLMAMGIAGDRLIAVGYGQDFPLADNGTAEGRARNRRVEVIRQ; via the coding sequence ATGCCGCGCGCGACCAGCACTTTCCCGACACTCCGCACCACGGCGCTGCTGTTGGCCGCGTTCCTGGCCACGTCGTTCGCGACGGCAGGATCGGCCCGGGCCAACGACCGGGATCGCGACGGCGCCTGGGCCTTCGGCGTCGCCGGCGGCGTGCACAAGCTCGTCGAGGGCGAATGGGACTACAGCACCGTCGAGCAGTTCGGCGGCATCGAGCTCAGCCGGGGCCTGTCGTCCGAGTGGACCCTCGCCCTGGCCCTGCGCGCCGGCCACGTGCGCCCGGGCGCCGACGAGCCCGGCCAGGAGGTCGGCTGGAGCGGCACCAGCTCCGCCCCGCTCTACACGAGCCTGACGCAGCCGTCGCTCACCGTCCGGCACCTCTTCGCCCCCCGCTCGCGATTCTGCCCGGTGGCGGGCGTCGGCCTCGGACTGACGTCGTGGAAGGTCACCGATCACACCGGCGAGGACCCGGGCTGGCTCCCGGGCGGCGATCCCATCACGGGCTGGGACACGGACGGCCAGAGCGCCGAACTGAAGGGCACCGACCTGACCCTCCTGTTCGAGCTCGGCCTCGATGTCGCCCTGACGGACGCCCTGGTCCTCAACCTCGGCGGGCGCTACGAGATCCTCAACGGGAACGGGATCGACAACATCGGCCTCAGTGCCTACTGGGGCGCCGAGGACGTCGACGCCAACACCGCGCGGGCCGATCTCTACGTCGGCCTGACGTGGTGGTTCGGCGCCGGCGACTCCGACGGCGACGGCATCCCCAACGACCGCGACGCCTGCCCGGACGAGCCGGAGGACATGGACGGCTACAACGACCTGGACGGCTGCCCTGATCCGGACAACGACGGCGACGGCATCCCCGACGCCGACGACGCCTGCCCCACGCGGGCCGAGGACTTCGACGGCTTCCGCGACGAGGACGGCTGCCCCGACCCCGACAACGACGGCGACGGCATCGTCGACGGGCGCGACCAGTGCCCCGACGAACCCGAGGACATCGACGGCTGGGACGATCGCGACGGCTGCCCCGACCCCGACAACGACCAGGACGGTGTGCCGGACGAGCGCGACCGCTGCCCCAACACGCCGCCCGACTCCAAGGTCGACGCCGACGGGTGCGTCGTCGAGGTGCCCCTGGTGGAAGGCGCCGCCGCCCTGGTGCCCGCCGCCACCCGCGGCCAGGTGCTCGAAGGGGTCAACTTCGTGTCCGGCAGCGCCGAGCTCACGCCCGCCTCGATCGCGGTGCTGGCCGAGTTGGCGGCCACGCTGCGCGCCGACCCCGGCCTGAAGCTCGAGATCGCCGGCCACACCGACGCGACCGGCAACGCCGAGGCGAACCGGGCCCTCTCGTCGCGTCGGGCCGAGTCGGTGCGGCGTTCGCTCATGGCCATGGGCATCGCCGGCGACCGGCTCATCGCGGTGGGCTACGGCCAGGACTTCCCCCTCGCCGACAACGGCACGGCCGAGGGACGGGCGCGCAACCGCCGGGTCGAGGTGATCCGGCAGTAG
- a CDS encoding DinB family protein, protein MTQRNTLIEALKEEDRLLRAHLAHLPRSDRERPAPDGGLSLKDILGHIAFWDEFTVRFFECKLDATSMALPPPVRFEERSREALRRLRPLPFGEVLARYLEATEALLAFLAGSWDQLSEREKHDFWVPLKHRRVHRLRFERGWGQGSAAGADALTQLAEGA, encoded by the coding sequence TTGACGCAACGGAATACGCTCATCGAGGCCCTCAAGGAAGAGGATCGACTCCTGCGAGCGCACCTCGCGCACCTTCCCCGCTCCGACCGTGAACGCCCGGCTCCCGACGGCGGCCTCAGCCTGAAGGACATTCTCGGGCACATTGCATTCTGGGACGAATTCACCGTCCGCTTCTTCGAGTGCAAGCTCGACGCCACTTCCATGGCCCTGCCGCCCCCGGTGCGTTTCGAAGAGCGCAGCCGGGAGGCGCTCAGGCGATTGCGCCCGCTGCCGTTCGGCGAGGTGCTGGCCCGCTACCTCGAAGCGACGGAGGCCCTGCTGGCCTTCCTCGCCGGTTCCTGGGACCAGCTCAGCGAACGGGAGAAGCACGACTTCTGGGTGCCGCTGAAGCACCGGCGGGTGCACCGTCTGCGCTTCGAACGGGGCTGGGGGCAGGGGAGCGCGGCCGGCGCCGACGCGCTGACCCAGCTGGCCGAAGGGGCGTAG
- a CDS encoding ABC transporter ATP-binding protein — protein sequence MNRTGTPVTGLAALRPYLSLLRGQGGRLALVTALMIVSTAISLAIPLQAGRFVDGFAAAADGASPIDGRALGLLGGLLVLQLAGSFTFSVASAQLGLRTVTRLRRRLYDHLLELPSLYFVDQKAGDLSTRVTGDVGSIQYLLTSGLVSLARALLTLAGALVLMFRLNPRLAGVVLLLVPVTILLVRLFGRRLQTLSRRMYDELGRISSHVQESVAGIRTLKVYNGQTAETRRFGGMIDDYLAAGIRRAWVSSALESLIQITLWICLIGVMVYGFGLAARGEATGGQLVAFLLLAFRVAMPLASLTNLFSSAQGAAAAAGRLDDIFSLPPERTPGAAVPAPVHTPAGIRCEGVGFRYPGAADRDVLGDLDVDIAPGQWVGIVGPSGAGKSTLAGLVMGLFPPTRGRLVLDSRPYADYDLGELRSRMAFVAQEPVLYDMSLAENIRFGLADADDAAVREAARRAGVLEFADALPDGLDARCGERGGRLSGGQKQRVALARAFLRNPGLLVLDEPTSALDAASEQAIQTALSELMNGRTTLVIAHRFSLVRDLDLILVVDQGRIVERGRHNELMAQGGLYRRLYDYQQGTDNEDHNLNHPR from the coding sequence ATGAACCGGACCGGCACCCCGGTCACCGGACTGGCCGCCCTGCGGCCGTACCTGTCCCTGCTGCGGGGCCAGGGCGGCCGGCTGGCGCTCGTCACGGCCCTGATGATCGTGTCGACCGCCATCAGCCTGGCGATCCCCCTGCAGGCGGGCCGCTTCGTCGACGGCTTCGCCGCCGCCGCCGACGGGGCCTCGCCCATCGACGGGCGCGCCCTCGGCCTGCTGGGCGGGCTGCTCGTGCTGCAGCTCGCCGGTTCGTTCACGTTCTCGGTCGCCTCGGCCCAGCTCGGGCTGCGCACGGTGACCCGGCTGCGGCGGCGCCTCTACGACCATCTGCTGGAGCTGCCCAGCCTGTACTTCGTCGACCAGAAGGCGGGCGACCTCTCCACCCGGGTTACCGGCGACGTCGGCAGCATCCAGTATCTGCTGACCTCGGGCCTGGTCAGCCTCGCCCGCGCCCTGCTGACCCTCGCCGGCGCGCTCGTGCTGATGTTCCGCCTGAACCCGCGTCTGGCCGGCGTGGTGCTGCTGCTGGTGCCGGTGACGATCCTGCTGGTGCGCCTCTTCGGCCGGCGCCTGCAGACCCTGTCGCGGCGCATGTACGACGAGCTCGGGCGCATCAGCAGCCACGTCCAGGAGTCGGTCGCCGGGATCCGGACCCTCAAGGTGTACAACGGCCAGACCGCCGAGACGCGGCGCTTCGGCGGTATGATCGACGACTACCTCGCCGCCGGCATCCGCCGTGCGTGGGTGTCGTCGGCCCTCGAGTCCCTGATCCAGATCACGCTGTGGATCTGCCTCATCGGCGTCATGGTCTACGGTTTCGGCCTCGCCGCGCGGGGCGAGGCCACGGGGGGGCAACTGGTCGCGTTCCTGCTGCTCGCCTTCCGCGTGGCCATGCCGCTGGCCTCGCTCACCAACCTGTTCTCGTCGGCCCAGGGCGCCGCCGCGGCCGCCGGCCGCCTCGACGACATCTTCAGCCTGCCCCCGGAGCGCACACCCGGCGCCGCAGTCCCCGCCCCGGTGCACACCCCGGCCGGGATCCGCTGCGAGGGCGTCGGCTTCCGCTACCCCGGCGCCGCCGACCGGGACGTGCTCGGCGACCTGGACGTGGACATCGCCCCGGGCCAGTGGGTCGGCATCGTCGGCCCGTCGGGCGCCGGCAAGTCGACCCTGGCCGGACTGGTCATGGGCCTGTTCCCCCCCACGCGCGGGCGGCTCGTGCTGGACAGCCGCCCCTACGCCGACTACGACCTCGGCGAACTGCGCAGCCGCATGGCCTTCGTGGCCCAGGAACCCGTGCTCTACGACATGAGCCTGGCCGAGAACATCCGCTTCGGCCTGGCGGACGCCGACGACGCGGCGGTGCGCGAGGCGGCCCGCCGGGCCGGCGTCCTGGAGTTCGCCGACGCCCTCCCCGACGGCCTGGACGCCCGCTGCGGCGAGCGGGGCGGCCGGCTCAGCGGCGGCCAGAAGCAGCGGGTGGCCCTGGCCCGGGCGTTCCTGCGCAATCCGGGCCTGCTGGTGCTGGACGAGCCCACCAGCGCCCTGGACGCCGCCTCGGAACAGGCCATCCAGACCGCCTTGTCCGAATTGATGAATGGACGCACGACCCTGGTCATCGCCCACCGCTTCTCCCTGGTGCGCGATCTCGACCTGATCCTGGTCGTCGACCAGGGCCGGATCGTCGAACGGGGACGGCACAATGAACTTATGGCCCAGGGGGGGCTCTACAGGCGCCTGTACGACTACCAGCAAGGTACTGACAATGAGGATCACAATCTGAATCACCCCCGTTGA
- a CDS encoding glycosyltransferase, with the protein MNAVAAGPVPERRVDLVVYAFDPWSTMWKRTQMLVHHLQDSPWLGRVLYVNPAIHLMDLGRRPALLGDPVQRQALGAGGVRRITSRVAAATPLVPPLGYPGKPLAGLRRRLEERLVAPYVRGDFILWAGALLRPEHTVFWDLFERAPFRIFDWSDDFATFAVGADERREDEEITGRFLAAADLVVTVNAGLAERASRSTERVRCLRNGTDYERMVRATRPETPVHPGLARLSGPVIGYMGYMNQARLDTELLLAVARARPAWQFAFVGPQVTAAPLGDELPRLPNVHVFPPVPYDELPGVLKGFDVCTIPNRINEHTAGNDPIKLFDYLASGRPVVATPTAGLAEFADVVGIAADAPAFEAALAAALAGADDPEARGRRLARGERYSWRARTADLDGWIRELVLGDREVPA; encoded by the coding sequence GTGAACGCCGTCGCCGCCGGGCCCGTCCCGGAGCGCCGCGTCGACCTCGTGGTCTACGCGTTCGATCCGTGGTCGACCATGTGGAAGCGGACCCAGATGCTGGTCCACCACCTCCAGGACTCGCCGTGGTTGGGGCGGGTCCTGTACGTGAATCCGGCGATTCACCTCATGGACCTGGGCCGCCGGCCCGCGCTGCTCGGCGACCCCGTGCAGCGGCAGGCGCTGGGCGCCGGGGGCGTGCGGCGGATCACCTCCCGCGTGGCGGCCGCGACCCCGCTCGTGCCGCCGCTGGGCTATCCGGGCAAACCCCTCGCCGGGCTGCGCCGGCGGCTCGAGGAGCGCCTCGTGGCGCCCTATGTCCGGGGCGACTTCATCCTCTGGGCGGGTGCGCTGCTGCGGCCCGAGCACACGGTCTTCTGGGACCTCTTCGAGCGCGCCCCGTTCCGGATCTTCGACTGGTCGGACGATTTCGCCACCTTCGCCGTGGGCGCCGACGAGCGGCGCGAGGACGAGGAGATCACCGGGCGCTTCCTGGCGGCGGCGGATCTCGTCGTGACGGTCAACGCCGGGCTGGCGGAGCGGGCGAGCCGGTCGACCGAAAGGGTGCGCTGCCTGCGCAACGGCACCGACTACGAACGCATGGTGCGGGCGACGCGGCCGGAGACCCCGGTCCACCCGGGGCTGGCGCGGCTGTCCGGTCCGGTCATCGGCTACATGGGCTACATGAACCAGGCCCGCCTGGACACCGAGCTGCTGCTCGCGGTGGCCCGGGCGCGGCCCGCGTGGCAGTTCGCCTTCGTGGGGCCGCAGGTCACCGCCGCACCCCTGGGCGACGAGCTGCCCCGCCTGCCCAACGTCCACGTCTTCCCGCCGGTGCCCTACGACGAGTTGCCCGGTGTGCTGAAGGGTTTCGACGTGTGCACCATTCCCAACCGGATCAACGAGCACACGGCGGGCAACGATCCGATCAAGCTCTTCGACTACCTCGCCAGCGGCCGGCCGGTGGTCGCCACGCCGACGGCCGGTCTGGCCGAGTTCGCCGACGTGGTCGGGATCGCGGCCGACGCACCGGCCTTCGAGGCGGCCCTCGCGGCGGCGCTCGCGGGAGCCGACGATCCGGAGGCCCGCGGCAGGCGGCTCGCTCGCGGCGAACGCTACTCCTGGCGGGCCCGGACCGCCGATCTCGACGGGTGGATCCGGGAACTGGTCCTGGGCGACCGGGAGGTGCCGGCATGA